DNA sequence from the Brachybacterium sp. P6-10-X1 genome:
GCCGCGGCCTCGATCCCGTCGACAAGCAGGTCGTGGCCGACGGGCCGGAGGTCGGCGCCGCGGTCCGGGAGGCGATCGAGGTCGGCACGGACCTCGTGATCACCTCCGGCGGCACCGGGATCAGCCCCACGGACGCCACACCCGAACAGGTGGCCCCGGTGATCGACCGGGAGATGCCCGGCGTGCTCGAGGCCGTGCGCCGCCGCGGCGGCGAGACCGCCCCGACCGCGCTGCTCAGCCGCGGCATCGCCGGGATGGCCGGAGAGAGCTTCGTGGCCACCCTGCCCGGCTCGCGCGGCGGGGTGCGCGACGGGATCGCCGTGCTCGACCCGGTCCTCGACCATCTGCTCGAGCAGCGTGACGGGTCCGGGCACGAGGTCGACGCGGGTCCGACTCGCGGTCCGACGCCCTTCGCCGGCGACACCGCGCAGCTGCGCATCGCCGAGGACCCCCCGATGGGCGGCGACGAGGCACGCGTGCGCCGGGCCGAGGTGTGTGAGGGCGAGATCTCCGTGGCGCAGATGGTCGAGGCCGTCACTGATCGGCGCTGCGGCGCGATCGTCACCTTCGACGGGGTGGTCCGCGATCACGACGGCGGCCGCGGCGTCGTCCGCCTCGAATACACCGCGCATCCCGGCGCCGCAGCGGTGATGCGCGAGGTGGCCCGGGAGGTCGCCGAGCGCTACCCCGACACCCTGGTGGCGCTCGCCCACCGCCACGGAGCGCTGGAGATCGGGGACAGCGCCCTGACCTGCGCCGTTGCCGCCCCGCATCGCAAGCAGGCCTTCGTCGCCTGCGACGATCTCGTCGACACGGTCAAGCAGCGTCTGCCGATCTGGAAGCATCAGACGTTCGACGACGGGGAGGCCGAGTGGGTAGGAGCTCTGGGGTAGGCAGATCCGGGCCGCGCGGGCACCGTCGCGTCACCGCCGCGACACCTGCGGTCGATACGGTGCCTCCATGCGCATCCTCCACCTCAGCGACACCCATCTCTACGGCGACCCCGCGGCGAGGCACTATGACCGCATCGACACCACCGCAGCCCTGCGCGGACTCCTCGCCCGCTGCCAGGACGTCCCGGACCTCGACGCGATCATCCACACCGGGGACGCCTCCGAGGACGGCTCCGCGGCCAGCTACCGCCTGCTGCACGAGATCCTCGAGCCCTTCGCCGCCGCGAAGGACGCCCGGCTCGTCGTGGCGATGGGAAACCACGACGACTCCGCCGTCTACGGGGAGACCATCGCCCTCGGTGACCGCGGCACCACCGTCCAGGACCGCGTGGTCCCCCTGCCGGACGGGTGGCGGGTCGTCGTGCTCGATACGAGCGTTCCCGGCGCCGGGTACGGGCATCTGGACCCGGAGCAGCTCCTCTGGCTGCGCGAGGTCCTCGCCGAGCCGTCCGCGTCCGGCTCCGTCCTGGCCCTCCACCATCCGCCGCTGGCCGCCGCCACCCCGCTGCTGGGGGCCCTCGAGCTCGACGGGCTCGACGAGCTCGCCGCCGTGCTCGAGGGCTCCGATGTGCAGGTGGTGCTCTCGGGCCATTACCACCACGAGATGACGGGACAGATCGCCGGCGTCCCGGTCCACGTCGTCCCCGGGGTCACGAACGTCGTCGATCCCGTGACGGCGGGGGAGCGGGAGCAGTCCCTGGCGCTGTCGGGCATCTCGCTGGTGGAGCTCGGCGCAGGGGCGCCGCGGGTGATCACGTCCGTGCTTCCCCATGCCGGGGACACCCTCGGGGACCAGGACGTCCCGGTCTACGACGTCGGGCCGGAGCAGGTCGCGGCGATCGTGCAGGCCGCGGGGCGCTGACACGCTGCGGGGCGCGCTGACGCCGCGTCGTCGGTCGTGAGCACGGCCCGACATGAGCGAGCCCCCGTCGAGAGATCTCGCGGGGGCTCCGGGCGATGGTGCCGGGCAGGCTCGATCAGCGGACGAAGCCGATGGGTCCCTGGATGCGACGAGCCTTCAGCATCGCGGTGTTCTCGGCGCCGAGGCGCGCGCGACGGGTCGCCTGCGCTCGTTCGATGTCGTGGCTCTGCCGGCGGTCCGAGAATCGGCCCAGAGCGGAATGGAGGGTGCGGAAGATGGCCATGTGTCGGTCCCCTTCGGTTCGGTCGGGCGTGGACGCGCGGGCCCTGGATCGCAGGTGCTCCGGCGCGGCGGGCACCACCAGTTCTATCGCGACGCGCAGGCCGGCGAAGCCTGCGGGGCTGATCTGGTTGCCAGACTCACAATAAGTATGTGACCTGCTGCGCAGAACGTGCGTCCGACGAGCGTCCCCTGATGGCTTCGTGGGGTCGGGGGCTCGGGTGGGATCGCTGCACAGCGTTGGCCGATCGGCTCCGGGGTGACCTCGGTGGAGGTGCCGCCGTCGGGGCAGTGGCGTCGATCCGGGGTCGGAACCGGGTGACGGATGGTGCGGGACGTGCTGTGTTCCTGGGGCGGTGGCACCGCTGAGAGGCCACGGGTTTAGCACTCACCTTGCACGAGTGCCAGAGCGGTCCTAGAGTTGTCCTCGTTGGCAGTCGACGGCCGAGAGTGCCAGAAGCTGCCGCGGAGGGATCCTCCTCGATCGGCACCGCGACGACGATCGGGACCGGGATCCCTGGACCCCGAACTCACACAGAGTCATCTCTTCATGAAGGAGTGAGCCGCATGTCGGTCTCCATCAAGCCCCTCGAGGATCGCGTCGTCGTCAAGCCGCTCGAGGCCGAGCAGACCACGGCCTCCGGCCTGGTCATCCCGGACACCGCGAAGGAGAAGCCCCAGGAGGGCGAGGTCGTCGCCGTCGGCGCCGGCCGCTTCGACGACAAGGGCGATCGCATCCCCATGGACGTCAAGCTCGGCGACAAGGTCGTCTTCTCCAAGTACGGCGGCACCGAGCTGAAGTACGGCAACGAGGACTACCTCGTCCTGGGCGCCCGCGACATCCTCGCGATCATCGAGGCCTGAGCACATGGCCAAGGAGATCATCTACGACGAGGATGCACGCCGCGCGCTCGAGCGCGGTGTCGACAAGCTCGCGAACACCGTCAAGGTGACGCTGGGCCCGAAGGGCCGCAACGTCGTCCTCGACAAGAAGTGGGGCGCCCCCACCATCACCAACGACGGCGTGACCATCGCCCGTGAGGTCGAGCTCGAGGATCCCTACGAGGACCTCGGTGCCCAGCTCACGAAGGAGGTCGCGACCAAGACCAACGACGTGGCCGGCGACGGCACCACCACCGCCACCATCCTCGCCCAGGCCCTCGTCCACGAAGGCCTGCGCAACGTCACCTCCGGTGCTGCTCCGGCGGCGCTGAAGCGCGGCATCGAGCAGGCCGTCCAGGCTCTGTCCGAGAAGCTCGGCCAGATCGCCCATCCGGTCGACGGCAAGGAGCAGATCGCCTCCGTGGCGTCCGTCTCCAGCCAGGACCGCGAGATCGGCGAGCTGCTCGCCGAGGCGTTCGACAAGGTCGGCAAGGACGGCGTCATCACCGTGGAGGAGTCCTCCACCACGGCGATGGAGCTGGACTTCACCGAGGGCATGCAGTTCGACAAGGGCTACATCTCCCCGCACTTCGTCACCGACGCGGACCGTCAGGAGGTCGTGCTCGAGGACGCCCAGGTGCTGCTGCACCAGGGCAAGATCTCGGCCGTGGCCGACATCCTGCCGCTGCTGGAGAAGGTCGTCGAGGGCGGCAAGCCGCTGTTCGTGATCGCCGAGGACATCGACGGCGAGGCACTGTCCACGCTGGTCGTCAACAAGATCCGCGGCGCCTTCAAGGGCGCGGCCGTGAAGGCTCCCGCGTTCGGCGATCGCCGCAAGGCGATGCTGCAGGACATCGCGGTGCTCACCGGTGCCCAGGTCGTCACCGCGGACCTCGGCCTGGATCTGAAGACCGTCGGTCCCGAGGTGCTCGGCCATGCCGGGCGCGTCGTCGCCACCAAGGACTCCACCACCATCGTGGGCGGCGCCGGTGACGATCAGGCCGTGGCAGATCGCGTCGCGCAGATCCGTGGCGAGATCGAGAACACCGAGTCCGACTGGGATCGTGAGAAGCTCCAGGAGCGCCTCGCGAAGCTGGCCGGCGGCGTGTCCGTGATCAAGGTCGGGGCTCACACCGAGGTGGAGCTCAAGGAGAAGAAGATGCGCATCGAGGACGCGGTCTCCGCGACTCGTGCGGCCATCGAGGAGGGCATCGTGGCCGGTGGCGGCAGCGCCATCGTCCAGGCGTCCTCCGTGCTCGACGGCGACCTCGGTCTGACCGGTGACGAGGCCGTGGGCGTGCGCGCCGTGGCCAGGGCGGTCGTCGAGCCGCTGCGCTGGATCGCCGAGAACGCCGGCGACGAGGGCTACGTGGTCGTCGAGAAGGTCAAGCAGTCCCCGGTCGGCACCGGCCTGGACGCCGCGACCGGCGAGTACGTCGACCTCGCCGCGGCCGGCATCATCGATCCGGTCAAGGTCACCCGGTCCGCGCTGCGCAACGCGGCGTCGATCGCCGGGATGGTCCTGACCACCGAGACCCTCGTGATCGAGAAGAAGGATGACGAGGACTGATCATCTGATCACCGAGTGATCCGCTCCCGAGCCGACCGTTGAGGTCGCTCAGGATCACCTCGCACCTGTGATGCCCCGCCGGGTCCGCCCGGCGGGGCATCACTGCGTCCGGAGGCATCGGGCACCAGGCAGGGGCTCCGCGCTCGAGCGAGCGGTGTGGTGCTCGGGGCGAGAACGCTCGAGACGGAAGAGGCCGACGGCCGCACGGCAAGGCTCGGGAAGTGATTGACCCTCCAGGCCACAGCGTCGTGATCCTTGTCAGGGTGCTCCCTGCTGGTTTTGCGTCGGCTGTGACCCTGCGGTGATGGAGCCGGGTACCGGTGGGACGACGACGCCTCTCACATCACCCGGATCCTTTCAGGCCGCCCTTCGGGCCCGAGGTCGTGTGCGCTCATCCGGTATCCCCCGAGCTGTCGACCCGAATCGGAGGAATTGCGTGAGAGAGCACCGCACGTCGCACTCGTCCCAGGAGCATCCGAGCACGGAGGAGACCCTCCCTGCCCGCGGTGGCAGCGAGCGCGAGGCCGGTGAACGCGAGGCCGGTGAACGCGAGGCCGGCGAGCGCGAGGCCGCCGAGATCGCTCGGGGGAAGCTCGGCGCGCAGACGCGCCGGGATGAGCGCGAGGAGCGGGAATCCCGACGATCCCCGGTCAGCCGGGAGGATCTCCAGAAGGGGCCCGCCGAGGTGGGCGGCGCCCGAGGGCCGCGCGTGAACTGGGTCGTGTTCCTGACCTCCTCCGCGATCATCCTGGCCTTCTCGCTGTGGACGATCCTGGCCCCGGACACCGCGGCCAGCACGATGCTGGAGGTCGTCACCTGGATCGCCGAGGACCTCGGCTGGTTCTACGTCCTCACCGTGACCATCGTGATCCTCTTCGTGCTCTGGGTGGCGTTCTCCGTCGGGGGCAGGGTGCGCCTGGGGCCGGACCACGCCCGCCCCGAGTACAAGTTCATGACCT
Encoded proteins:
- the groL gene encoding chaperonin GroEL (60 kDa chaperone family; promotes refolding of misfolded polypeptides especially under stressful conditions; forms two stacked rings of heptamers to form a barrel-shaped 14mer; ends can be capped by GroES; misfolded proteins enter the barrel where they are refolded when GroES binds) — encoded protein: MAKEIIYDEDARRALERGVDKLANTVKVTLGPKGRNVVLDKKWGAPTITNDGVTIAREVELEDPYEDLGAQLTKEVATKTNDVAGDGTTTATILAQALVHEGLRNVTSGAAPAALKRGIEQAVQALSEKLGQIAHPVDGKEQIASVASVSSQDREIGELLAEAFDKVGKDGVITVEESSTTAMELDFTEGMQFDKGYISPHFVTDADRQEVVLEDAQVLLHQGKISAVADILPLLEKVVEGGKPLFVIAEDIDGEALSTLVVNKIRGAFKGAAVKAPAFGDRRKAMLQDIAVLTGAQVVTADLGLDLKTVGPEVLGHAGRVVATKDSTTIVGGAGDDQAVADRVAQIRGEIENTESDWDREKLQERLAKLAGGVSVIKVGAHTEVELKEKKMRIEDAVSATRAAIEEGIVAGGGSAIVQASSVLDGDLGLTGDEAVGVRAVARAVVEPLRWIAENAGDEGYVVVEKVKQSPVGTGLDAATGEYVDLAAAGIIDPVKVTRSALRNAASIAGMVLTTETLVIEKKDDED
- the groES gene encoding co-chaperone GroES, which translates into the protein MSVSIKPLEDRVVVKPLEAEQTTASGLVIPDTAKEKPQEGEVVAVGAGRFDDKGDRIPMDVKLGDKVVFSKYGGTELKYGNEDYLVLGARDILAIIEA
- a CDS encoding molybdenum cofactor biosynthesis protein MoaE encodes the protein MKEMPARRSDEDCVQREDPQQPPPLCGSARIIIASTRAADGTYEDRTGPLLETWLRGRGLDPVDKQVVADGPEVGAAVREAIEVGTDLVITSGGTGISPTDATPEQVAPVIDREMPGVLEAVRRRGGETAPTALLSRGIAGMAGESFVATLPGSRGGVRDGIAVLDPVLDHLLEQRDGSGHEVDAGPTRGPTPFAGDTAQLRIAEDPPMGGDEARVRRAEVCEGEISVAQMVEAVTDRRCGAIVTFDGVVRDHDGGRGVVRLEYTAHPGAAAVMREVAREVAERYPDTLVALAHRHGALEIGDSALTCAVAAPHRKQAFVACDDLVDTVKQRLPIWKHQTFDDGEAEWVGALG
- a CDS encoding metallophosphoesterase, which encodes MRILHLSDTHLYGDPAARHYDRIDTTAALRGLLARCQDVPDLDAIIHTGDASEDGSAASYRLLHEILEPFAAAKDARLVVAMGNHDDSAVYGETIALGDRGTTVQDRVVPLPDGWRVVVLDTSVPGAGYGHLDPEQLLWLREVLAEPSASGSVLALHHPPLAAATPLLGALELDGLDELAAVLEGSDVQVVLSGHYHHEMTGQIAGVPVHVVPGVTNVVDPVTAGEREQSLALSGISLVELGAGAPRVITSVLPHAGDTLGDQDVPVYDVGPEQVAAIVQAAGR